In Harmonia axyridis chromosome X, icHarAxyr1.1, whole genome shotgun sequence, a single window of DNA contains:
- the LOC123686419 gene encoding heart- and neural crest derivatives-expressed protein 2-like encodes MTQEIFESELQMAYTNTSDQHDVYHYYNGNNYGHFMSDGSIGTDESNLWSSSPRSETPSPNSYVQNSICGSYQTYKPMGYSPVEHHVITYRNGYSHFAMSDIPTNVPYVRVVKRRTTANKKERRRTQSINNAYADLRDCIPNVPADTKLSKIKTLRLATSYISYLTKALESDDPTIGFKAELTNLTKKTTNQPVQSVEEMEPHSSIETTEDNQRKAKGRTGWPQHVWALELKQEQTI; translated from the exons ATGACACAGGAAATTTTCGAAAGTGAACTTCAAATGGCCTATACGAATACAAGTGACCAACATGATGTGTATCACTACTACAATGGGAATAACTATGGACATTTCATGTCTG atgGTAGCATTGGAACTGATGAATCGAATTTATGGTCAAGCAGTCCTAGATCAGAGACTCCTTCGCCAAATTCTTATGTACAGAATAGTATTTGTGGATCTTATCAAACATACAAGCCAATGGGATATTCTCCAGTTGAACACCATGTAATAACATACAGAAATG GCTATTCCCATTTTGCAATGTCTGATATACCAACAAATGTACCTTATGTACGTGTGGTCAAAAGGAGAACAACAGCAAACaagaaagaaagaagaagaacgcAATCAATCAATAATGCTTATGCTGATCTGAGAGACTGTATACCTAATGTTCCAGCAGATACAAAATTATCGAAG ATCAAAACATTAAGATTAGCAACATCCTACATAAGTTACTTGACAAAGGCTCTCGAATCTGATGATCCAACAATAGGATTCAAGGCAGAGCTGACGAATTTAACGAAAAAAACTACGAACCAGCCTGTTCAATCTGTTGAAGAAATGGAGCCACACTCTTCCATAGAAACGACG GAAGACAACCAGAGGAAAGCAAAGGGACGTACAGGTTGGCCTCAACACGTGTGGGCTCTTGAACTGAAGCAAGAGCAGACCATTTAA
- the LOC123686420 gene encoding proclotting enzyme: MGFAKPCYFCVVLVFFLNGFNADQFDDSVVIEAKPSRAAKRAAKQFLVPGPGFQNNPSFVSSINGDWDRLQQQIATTGACFTSKGSLGRCTSFRQCYPYFKLPELNNWDTWILGMYDTCSYYTLQGRQMFGVCCTNPVTSEEMPTSTFPSPTQPTNPPPGENIKYPLQQVEISYWPPTHAPLPTHGPNNTIPPLPTHAPSTQYTTLPTLSTSFRPTWTTKPWTVKPSQKPKPPVVRPTPSPTNPPSIGGPISQAECGAKNGYQDQERIVGGHNADINEWPWIAALFNGGRQFCGGSLIDDIHILSAAHCVAHMSSWDVARLTVRLGDHNIKTNVEVKHIERKVKRVVRHRGFDGRTLYNDIAILTLDSPVTFTHQIRPICLPTSGSDYAGTTATVIGWGSLRESGPQPSVLQEVNIPIWRNNDCRLKYGHAAPGGIVDHMLCAGQAAKDSCSGDSGGPLMVNTGHKWTQVGIVSWGIGCGKGQYPGVYTRVEKFLPWINKNLK; encoded by the exons ATGGGCTTCGCAAAACCATGTTATTTTTGTGTGGTATTGGTGTTTTTTCTAAACGGCTTTAATGCCGATCAATTTGATGACAGTGTTGTCATTGAAG CCAAGCCCTCGAGAGCAGCAAAAAGAGCGGCAAAACAGTTTTTAGTACCTGGAcctggttttcaaaataatccaTCCTTTGTTTCTTCTATTAACGGAGATTGGGACAGGCTTCAACAACAAATCGCAACCACTGGCGCATGTTTCACCAGCAAAGGATCCTTGGGGAGGTGTACATCCTTCAGGCAATGTTATCCTTACTTCAAACTTCCCGAGTTGAACAACTGGGACACCTGGATACTTGGGATGTACGACACATGCAGTTATTACACCCTTCAAGGACGTCAA ATGTTCGGTGTTTGCTGTACCAACCCGGTAACGTCTGAGGAAATGCCAACTTCTACCTTCCCATCGCCTACACAACCAACAAATCCACCGCCAGGGGAGAATATCAAGTATCCTCTTCAACAGGTGGAGATATCTTATTGGCCTCCCACTCATGCTCCATTACCTACCCATGGACCTAACAACACTATACCTCCTTTACCTACACATGCTCCATCAACTCAGTATACAACACTTCCAACCCTTTCAACATCTTTTCGACCCACGTGGACTACCAAGCCTTGGACTGTGAAGCCGAGTCAAAAACCCAAACCTCCAGTGGTTAGACCAACTCCTAGTCCAACGAATCCACCTTCTATTGGAGGTCCAATATCCCAAGCAGAATGTGGGGCGAAGAATGGTTACCAAGATCAAGAGAGGATTGTTGGAGGTCACAACGCTGATATCAATGAGTGGCCTTGGATAGCAGCCCTCTTCAATGGAGGAAGGCAATTTTGTGGGGGTTCTTTGATCGATGACATCCACATCTTGTCTGCAGCACATTGCGTGGCCCA TATGAGCTCTTGGGACGTAGCTAGGCTTACTGTTCGTCTTGGAGATCACAACATCAAGACAAATGTCGAGGTGAAGCATATTGAGAGGAAAGTTAAGAGAGTAGTTAGACACAGAGGATTTGATGGAAGGACTTTG TATAACGATATCGCCATATTGACACTTGACAGTCCGGTGACTTTCACACATCAAATTAGGCCAATTTGTCTACCAACTTCTGGAAGTGATTATGCTGGGACTACAGCTACTGTGATCGGATGGGGTAGTTTGAGGGAAA gtGGACCTCAACCTTCTGTCCTTCAAGAAGTCAATATTCCCATTTGGAGGAATAATGATTGTAGACTGAAATATGGTCACGCAGCACCAGGGGGTATTGTAGATCACATGTTGTGTGCAGGACAAGCAGCGAAAGATTCGTGTAGT gGAGACAGTGGTGGTCCACTGATGGTAAATACAGGACATAAATGGACCCAAGTTGGAATTGTCTCATGGGGTATAGGATGTGGGAAAGGTCAATATCCTGGGGTCTATACAAGAGTAGAAAAGTTCCTACCATGGAtaaataaaaacttgaaatga
- the LOC123686421 gene encoding U3 small nucleolar RNA-associated protein 25 homolog, whose translation MKRMKRKADGSNKSSKRLKKIKGPSLDMSEFSKGTKISENVETVELSPCVNDSDVHEESFENENASDVGSVSCESEENHESCDELEQEDEELDSTDCFTKHFKDSLHPKLLESLESSPPCLTHKDDTWPILRNVVISMPSNPEAEAEKVSKKLLEDEITYTTGGNLPKIRNLKDITPKDIHIKAQIAKHLVSANCALNDSTDETRFLTEFQNELFCVMNNYQDLYYSKQTLNNAESVRFVYCLHVANHILKRRTEVLRHNERLKKTGSDDVPDEFRDQGFVRPKVLVVLPFKSSAFKVISLLIKLLFGEGKKGSVMNKKRFLEEYQGESQKIPVRKPEEYKMIFSGNTEDDFTMGISVTRKAIKLYSEFYSSDIIVAAPLSLRRIIGAKGEKERDYDFLSSIELMIFDQTEIFMMQSWHHILHLSDHLHLKLKEYRRTDFSRVRLWSLDGHARFYRQTIILSSVNVPLIESFFINRCRNYAGRVAINKYFAKGAIANVLGERNHTFFKFSVGIGVDIPEKRFECFMNNVFPLFYNSEPLRQVLIYIPVYYDFVRLRNHFMKESINFNQICEYSPQKKVAEARDLFCNKDVHFLLYTERYHFYNRITLKGIRHIIFYDLPTYPHYYTEICNMMNNENLLKPKRCLSNFTVSALYTDFCDYTKLAAIVGTKKARNMIKSNKTSHLLFAND comes from the coding sequence ATGAAGAGAATGAAAAGAAAAGCAGATGGAAGTAATAAAAGTTctaaaagattgaaaaaaataaaaggacCCTCGTTGGATATGAGCGAGTTTTCCAAAGGAACTAAGATCTCTGAAAATGTTGAAACTGTAGAGCTTTCACCCTGTGTTAATGATAGTGATGTACATGAAGAATCATTTGAAAATGAGAATGCTAGTGACGTTGGTAGTGTTTCTTGTGAGTCGGAAGAAAATCATGAAAGTTGTGATGAACTTGAGCAAGAGGATGAAGAACTCGATAGCACAGATTGTTTTACTAAACATTTCAAGGATTCCCTTCATCCTAAGCTTTTGGAGTCATTAGAATCATCTCCTCCTTGTTTGACCCACAAGGATGATACTTGGCCTATATTGAGGAATGTTGTTATATCGATGCCTTCTAATCCTGAAGCAGAGGCTGAGAAAGTTTCTAAAAAACTCCTCGAAGATGAAATAACCTACACTACTGGCGGTAATCTCCcgaaaattcgaaatttgaaagATATTACCCCTAAGGATATACACATAAAGGCACAAATTGCTAAACATTTGGTGAGTGCAAATTGTGCGTTGAATGATTCTACTGATGAAACGCGTTTTTTGAcagaatttcaaaatgaactcTTCTGtgttatgaacaattatcaagaTTTATATTATAGCAAACAAACTCTAAATAATGCTGAATCAGTAAGATTTGTGTATTGCTTACATGTAGCAAATCATATATTGAAAAGAAGAACTGAAGTTTTGCGTCATAATGAGAGATTGAAAAAGACAGGAAGTGATGATGTGCCAGATGAGTTTAGAGATCAAGGCTTTGTGAGACCTAAAGTTTTAGTAGTCCTCCCATTCAAATCTTCAGCATTTAAAGTTATATCTCTTCTGATAAAACTTCTTTTTGGCGAAGGAAAAAAAGGCAGTGTCATGAACAAGAAGAGATTTTTAGAGGAGTACCAAGGCGAATCTCAAAAAATTCCAGTCCGTAAACCGGAGGAATACAAAATGATCTTCTCAGGAAATACTGAAGATGATTTCACAATGGGTATATCAGTCACAAGAAAAGCTATAAagttatattctgaattttattcTTCAGATATTATTGTTGCGGCGCCATTAAGCTTGAGAAGAATAATAGGAGCTAAAGGAGAAAAAGAAAGGGACTACGATTTTTTATCTTCAATtgaattgatgatttttgatCAAACAGAAATATTTATGATGCAAAGTTGGCATCATATACTACACCTCTCTGATCATCTCCACCTCAAATTAAAAGAATATCGAAGAACTGATTTTTCAAGAGTTAGACTTTGGAGTTTGGATGGTCATGCTAGATTTTATAGACAGACTATTATTTTAAGTTCAGTTAATGTTCCTTTAATTGAATCATTCTTCATTAATAGATGTCGTAATTATGCAGGAAGAGTAGCTATCAACAAATACTTTGCAAAAGGAGCAATAGCAAATGTATTAGGTGAACGTAATCATACGTTTTTCAAGTTTTCTGTGGGGATTGGTGTTGATATCCCGGAAAAAAGATTTGAATGCTTTATGAATAATGTTTTTCCTTTATTCTACAACAGTGAACCACTGAGACAAGTTTTGATCTATATACCTGTTTACTATGATTTTGTGAGACTGAgaaatcattttatgaaagaatCAATAAATTTTAATCAGATTTGTGAATACAGTCCACAAAAAAAAGTTGCTGAAGCCAGAGATTTATTTTGCAACAAGGATGTTCATTTCCTCTTGTATACTGAAAGGTATCATTTTTATAATAGAATAACTCTTAAGGGAATAAgacatattatattttatgacTTGCCAACATATCCTCATTATTATACTGAAATATGTAATATGATGAACAATGAAAATCTATTGAAACCGAAGAGGTGTTTGTCTAACTTTACTGTGAGTGCTTTGTATACAGACTTTTGCGACTATACAAAATTGGCAGCTATAGTTGGAACTAAGAAAGCTCGAAATATGATTAAATCTAACAAAACTAGTCATCTACTATTTGCCAACGATTAA
- the LOC123686423 gene encoding replication termination factor 2 has translation MGCDGGTIPRRDELVKTKKKPEAKDKDSELIFQWRCCAITQEPLQAPIVTCGLGKLYNKVSVIEALLNKSSMPEEINHIKNLKDIKVLNLTPNPSFKEEEVKEKSATLGTSPFICPVIGLEMTGKFRFVAIWSCGCVFSERALKQIDVKICHKCQQPFEPDDVVILNGNEEDLVLMKERLAKRQSKQKKKKEKKVKIETDVIAGPSTSGCTSTSTIVKEEKKVCPKATLMPSNLKKRPGKLQESTVDTKKMKPDYSVATDPQATDVYKSLFTSHKSEKEQNRAHWVTYNPFYN, from the exons ATGGGTTGTGATGGTGGTACTATTCCGAGAAGAGACGAACTTGTTAAAACTAAAAAGAAGCCTGAAGCT AAGGACAAAGATTCCGAACTCATATTTCAATGGAGATGTTGTGCAATTACTCAAGAACCTTTGCAGGCTCCTATAGTAACATGTGGTCTGggaaaattatacaataaagTATCCGTCATCGAAGCTTTGTTGAATAAATCTTCAATGCCCGAAGAGATCAAccatataaaaaatttgaaa GATATCAAGGTATTGAATTTAACACCAAATCCTTCATTCAAAGAAGAAGAGGTTAAAGAAAAAAGTGCGACTCTTGGAACATCTCCTTTCATATGCCCAGTAATTGGTCTTGAAATGACAGGCAAATTCAGATTTGTAGCCATTTGGTCTTGTGGATGTGTATTTTCTGAAAGAGCATTGAAACAGATTGATGTTAAGATTTGTCACAAG TGCCAACAACCATTTGAGCCTGATGATGTTGTTATACTGAATGGAAATGAAGAAGATCTTGTATTGATGAAAGAGAGATTGGCTAAAAGGCAATCTaaacagaagaagaagaaggaaaaaaaagtgAAGATTGAAACTGATGTAATTGCTGGTCCAAGTACTTCCGGCTGTACGTCCACCAGTACTATtgtgaaagaagaaaagaaagttTGTCCTAAg gcTACTCTTATGCCTTCAAACCTTAAGAAGCGTCCAGGTAAACTGCAAGAATCTACAGTAGATACGAAGAAAATGAAGCCTGATTATAGTGTTGCAACAGATCCTCAAGCAACTGATGTTTATAAATCTCTCTTTACTTCTCATAAATCAGAAAAGGAACAGAATAGAGCTCATTGGGTAACATATAATCCgttttataattaa